In the genome of Dermacentor silvarum isolate Dsil-2018 chromosome 1, BIME_Dsil_1.4, whole genome shotgun sequence, one region contains:
- the LOC119441319 gene encoding oxidative stress-responsive serine-rich protein 1 yields MAAAQKTGNYEQEDKSNKRMHGSQALVDDLHTAIKKLRVNAKSEDHPVDPGLHKPHLRKHHLSGRSRKSRLRRASKSLSETNTTPTLPGTSDDQGDKTSARHPMVRSVKKTSSAPDLTCAPDQTGPPQDDTTVNELAAYFENLVHIPREMSAMAEMMYT; encoded by the coding sequence ATGGCAGCCGCTCAAAAGACAGGCAATTATGAGCAGGAGGACAAGAGCAACAAGCGAATGCATGGTTCTCAAGCTCTGGTAGACGACCTGCACACGGCCATCAAGAAGCTCAGAGTTAACGCGAAGAGCGAGGACCACCCAGTAGACCCTGGTCTGCACAAACCGCACCTGAGAAAGCACCACCTGTCAGGCCGGTCGCGCAAGTCACGGCTGCGACGTGCGTCGAAGAGCCTCTCTGAAACCAACACCACCCCCACCTTACCAGGCACCTCCGACGACCAAGGCGACAAGACCTCCGCCCGACACCCCATGGTCCGTTCCGTGAAAAAGACATCGTCCGCCCCGGACCTGACGTGCGCCCCGGATCAGACGGGCCCACCGCAGGATGACACGACCGTCAACGAGCTCGCGGCTTACTTCGAAAACCTCGTTCACATCCCGCGAGAGATGTCTGCGATGGCCGAAATGATGTACACCTAA